Proteins found in one Serinicoccus marinus DSM 15273 genomic segment:
- a CDS encoding alpha/beta fold hydrolase, whose protein sequence is MTWDDLLRTIGGLLAPFGGSWAQGDVGADGGGPSDVGFCCAHDLLADALPHIPQITDVSGNEGGCGDLWLTGEGDHLLAAHFEGFSPGESLARLGLLAEARRYAACAPGPVDLAGRVRALTLILTPDDLRGVEDAPYRVVGDGDPLVVLPGGPVRDGHYLGDLGGLAASRRMVVPVLPRTRVEDLVPVVEAVRNDLGLSRIDVLAHSAGAVLALAYLAAHPDRVARLVLMSPAVRAMGIADDVDGAARIVRARRAEPGFEESRKVRWLEGATYPEELRLTFGRWDDQVAALAGTGSVDQGERLAAYYAAPRPDPGRLRAAATAFPGDVTVMTGRLDVGPTPRQADELATLFPRGRVVEIQGAAHYPWLDAPDEVCRAVLSGLTP, encoded by the coding sequence ATGACGTGGGACGACCTCCTCAGGACCATCGGCGGGCTGCTGGCGCCCTTCGGTGGGTCCTGGGCGCAAGGGGACGTCGGCGCGGACGGGGGCGGTCCGTCGGACGTCGGCTTCTGCTGTGCCCACGACCTGCTCGCCGACGCCCTCCCCCACATCCCGCAGATCACGGACGTCTCCGGCAACGAGGGCGGCTGCGGCGACCTCTGGTTGACCGGCGAGGGCGACCACCTTCTCGCGGCACACTTCGAGGGGTTCAGTCCGGGAGAGAGCCTGGCCAGGCTCGGCCTGCTCGCCGAGGCACGGAGGTATGCCGCCTGCGCGCCCGGGCCGGTCGACCTCGCCGGGCGCGTGCGTGCGCTGACCTTGATCCTCACCCCGGACGATCTCAGGGGTGTCGAGGACGCGCCCTACCGCGTCGTCGGCGACGGTGATCCACTCGTGGTGCTGCCTGGCGGGCCCGTGCGGGATGGGCACTACCTGGGAGACCTCGGCGGTCTGGCGGCCTCACGCCGGATGGTTGTTCCCGTCCTTCCGCGCACCAGGGTGGAGGACCTGGTCCCCGTCGTCGAGGCAGTGCGAAACGACCTCGGGCTCTCCCGCATCGACGTGCTCGCGCACTCAGCCGGCGCCGTGCTCGCACTCGCCTACCTCGCGGCGCACCCCGATCGCGTCGCGCGTCTCGTCCTGATGAGCCCCGCGGTCCGGGCCATGGGGATTGCTGACGACGTCGACGGTGCCGCCCGGATCGTGCGCGCCCGACGCGCGGAGCCCGGCTTCGAGGAGTCGCGGAAGGTCCGCTGGCTCGAGGGCGCGACCTACCCCGAGGAGCTGCGGCTGACCTTCGGTCGGTGGGACGACCAGGTGGCCGCCCTGGCGGGCACCGGCTCGGTCGACCAGGGCGAGCGGTTAGCCGCCTACTACGCCGCCCCCCGGCCCGACCCCGGCCGACTCCGCGCGGCAGCGACGGCCTTTCCCGGGGACGTCACCGTCATGACCGGACGCCTCGACGTCGGGCCCACCCCGCGCCAGGCCGACGAGCTGGCGACGCTGTTCCCGAGAGGTCGGGTCGTGGAG